Part of the Paenibacillus sp. FSL R7-0273 genome is shown below.
GCATCCCGATCGCCTCCTGTGCCGCCAGCCGGTTGACGGTCTTTGCTGTCAGATAGAAGAGCCCGCCAGCCTTGCCTTCCCCCAATGTCTTGAGCGCAGGAAACAGCGTGGACATCGTTTTCCCGATCCCGGTCGGTGCCTGAGCGAACAGATTGACCCCCTCTGCCACCGACTTGTACACCGCCGCCGCAAAATGCCGCTGCCCGCTCCGGTAAGCGGGAAAAGGAAACGCCAGCGTCCGGATGCTGCTGTCTCTTTTTTCGGCGTGACGGGCCTGCAGCTCTGCATAGGGAGCGTAACCAGCAACGGTCTCTGCAGCAAATACACTCAGCTCCGCAAGCGTCACGTTCCTGTACAGGCTCTGCTGTGCCTTGCCTCCTCGCCGGACATAGGTCAGCTTTACTCTAATATCCGTAAGCTCCCGGTCCAGACAGATGATGTAGGCATACATGAGCGCCTGCGCCCAGTGCACCTCCTTACCCGCAAAATCCGGTTCCAAAAGCTCGCCCGTAGACTTGATTTCTTCTACCGTGACAACGCCGTCCTCCCCGGTCAGCAGACCGTCACAGCGTCCGTCAATGATAAACAGGAGTCCCTCATGCCGGAGCTCTGTCTTAAGATAGACCTCCTTGCGGTCACTTTCCTTGTACTGCTTCTGTATATGCTGATGAATACGTGTCCCCTCGGCCATGGCCGCACCGCTGCGGAATCCAGGCTCCAGGCTGCCGCTGCTGAATACATATTCAACCAATGACCTTACTGATATGGAAATTTCCGCAAAATGCATTTGTAGAGCCCACCTCCATCATTTCCCTCGCCCTTTTTGGCGCAAACCGCTGTTTTCCTGATTTTCAGCCCGTATACGCTCATTTGAATAGGATATTATCCGGCTTACGGCAATCCATCCTTTTTTACGCATTCAAAAACGGTTATACGGCATTTCTGTTTTTTGACATTCATCATCCAGCGCTGCATAATAAGGTCTATTAATATAGGAATTCTCTTGTCCAAGCGCCGTATCCTTCCAGCCGGGAAGCGGCGGTTCATCTCTCAGAAAGAAGGCGAAGCTGTGTCATCCCTTACTATTAAACGGTGGTTAGTCAAACCATTCGTGTTTTTTACGCTTATTTTCATCCTCAAAAGTTTCCTGGCCTGGGGTGTTATCTTCGGGGATCTGCTGTCCTGGAAAACGCTGATTACCGAAATCCCCTTTATCTGGGCCTTATTTTGCCTGATTGAGGCCTTTGCCTCAAAACGTAAGCTCGGACTGTATATGCTGGTCAATCTGCTTGTCACGGCTATCTTTTTTGCAGCCATTATGTACTTTAAATATTACGGGGTTATTGTCACCTACCAGGCGGCAGAGCAGGTTAACCAGGTTACCGCAGTACGCAACAGCGTCTTTTCACTGATGGACCCTTATTATCTGCTGATCTTTTCCGATATTATCATCTTTGGCATTTATTTCTTCTTCAACAAGAAGGGCCGCAATTATAAAAAAGAAAACATCAACCGCCGCAGCGGCAAATCCAGATTCTCTTACAGCCTGCTGTTCGCTGTATCGCTTGGTCTCTGCCTGTTCAATGTCCTGCCTAATAAGGCCAGCATGAACGAAATCAAGAAGGCGCAGGAAATGGGACTCCTTAATTATGAGGTCTACGCGATCTTTGCTCAAGACAAACCGGAGCTCGTCAAGGCCAGCGAAATTACGCAGGATGTCATCAATGAGGTAAAAGGCATTGATCCTGCCGCAGTCTCCCCGTTTGAGGGAGCAGCCAAGGGCAAAAACCTGATTATCATCCAGCTTGAATCGTTCCAGAACTTTCTGCTGGGGCTTACCCTTGACGGCAAGGAAATTACGCCTAACCTGAACAGCCTGATGAAAGACAGCCTGTATTTCCCTAACTTCTACCAGATGGTCGGCCAGGGAAATACCTCAGATGCGGAATTCGTAGTCAACTCCTCCTTCTACATTCCGCCGAAGGGTGCGGCAACGATGTCTTATGTTGATAAAAAGCTCCCGAGTCTTCCGCGCCTCCTGCAGGCCAGCGGCTACCAGACGGCGACCTTCCACACTAATGATGTGGAGTTCTGGAACCGCGGAGAGCTGTACAAGGCGCTCGGCTTCGAGAACTATTATGACCATAAGTTTTTCGGGGATGAGGATACCTTCTTCTTCGGCCCGTCCGATGAAGTGCTCTACCGCAAAACTGCCGACAAGCTGACAGAAATGGATCAGGACAGCAAACCGTTCTATGCACAGGTCATTTCAATGTCTGCCCATCACCCGTTCACGATACCGGAAGAGAAATACCAGATGAAGCTGCCGGAGCGTTATGAAGGCACCTTTGTCGGCGACTATGTCCGTTCCCAGAATTATGCTGACTATGCCTTCGGCCAGTTTGTTGATGAGCTCAAGGCAAGCGGTGTATGGGAAGATAGCCTGATCATGGTATACGGAGACCATATGGGCCTGCCGATTTATTCACTTGACCATGATGACAAGCAGCTGATGGAAGAAATCTACGGACATGAGTATGAGTACGCCAACATGCTGAACATTCCGCTTATTATTCACGAGGAAGGCAGCCTTGAGCCGCAGACGCTTGAGCAGGTCGGCGGAGAAGTAGATATTATGCCTACAGCAGCGAGCCTGTTAGGGGTATCGATGGACGGCAATATTCACTTCGGCCAGGATCTGACCGCACAGACCTACAATCTGCTGCCTCAGCGTTACTATTTGCCGACCGGCTCCTTCATTTCCAGCTCCGCCCTGCTTATTCCCGGCAACAGCTTCGAGGATAACACGCAGTACCGGCTGGCCGCCGGAGGACAGAACCCTGCCGGAACGGAAGACGAATACAACCGTGCGCTCCGGTTACGCCAGCTGTCGGACAGCTATGTGACCCAGCTGCCGGATAAAGCGCCTGCGGCAGAATAATACTGCAGAGGTTAACAACAAACAGCCAGACTCCTTTAGTGGAGCCTGGCTGTTTTGTATTTCAATAGATACGGCTGCGACATGTACCCGCCTAACGTTCCTGCTTCTCCAGCATCGTGTAGTACTCGGCGAACCGCTCCAGCTCCTCCGGCTTCAGGATCGCCAGATGCTCGGTCAGCAGAACCAGCGAGCGGTTCTGCGCTTCCTTGAGCAGCTCCTCCCCTTTTACGGTAAGCGTTACGGTTACGGCTCTGCGGTCATTCTCATCCTGT
Proteins encoded:
- a CDS encoding LTA synthase family protein produces the protein MSSLTIKRWLVKPFVFFTLIFILKSFLAWGVIFGDLLSWKTLITEIPFIWALFCLIEAFASKRKLGLYMLVNLLVTAIFFAAIMYFKYYGVIVTYQAAEQVNQVTAVRNSVFSLMDPYYLLIFSDIIIFGIYFFFNKKGRNYKKENINRRSGKSRFSYSLLFAVSLGLCLFNVLPNKASMNEIKKAQEMGLLNYEVYAIFAQDKPELVKASEITQDVINEVKGIDPAAVSPFEGAAKGKNLIIIQLESFQNFLLGLTLDGKEITPNLNSLMKDSLYFPNFYQMVGQGNTSDAEFVVNSSFYIPPKGAATMSYVDKKLPSLPRLLQASGYQTATFHTNDVEFWNRGELYKALGFENYYDHKFFGDEDTFFFGPSDEVLYRKTADKLTEMDQDSKPFYAQVISMSAHHPFTIPEEKYQMKLPERYEGTFVGDYVRSQNYADYAFGQFVDELKASGVWEDSLIMVYGDHMGLPIYSLDHDDKQLMEEIYGHEYEYANMLNIPLIIHEEGSLEPQTLEQVGGEVDIMPTAASLLGVSMDGNIHFGQDLTAQTYNLLPQRYYLPTGSFISSSALLIPGNSFEDNTQYRLAAGGQNPAGTEDEYNRALRLRQLSDSYVTQLPDKAPAAE